One window of Puntigrus tetrazona isolate hp1 chromosome 14, ASM1883169v1, whole genome shotgun sequence genomic DNA carries:
- the trim105 gene encoding tripartite motif containing 105 isoform X4 — protein MATGKNKMSLREDLTCAICFELFKDPVMLGCMHHFCRRCIVSYWKTVRGPVSCPQCRQEFPNKCFQTSYTSASVKYLEQLKDRLESQFSTKEAYATMIREDKDKMEKIKKIGSELQGRVHSDFQALHHFLQLEEEAMLEHLKREQEEMLQRLERHLEALQVAIRDVEQNINKLRQTVSSTDQSVLVELPELNSRSPVEELNINLNTFRSKRIAPLQYIMWRKMFQQLSPGPAPLMFDEDTAHPSLQLSRNKTQVIESDKMTSYTCDAKRFLQCVNVLATEGFQSGRHYWEVDVSKNPKWDLGVALESVNRQVRVKLCPENGYWALRLRSGSQYSAGTQPWTPLTVMTPPSRIGVFLDCEERKVSFYNADNMALLYSFSSGPRGKAFPFFSTCLSECGQKAQAIRILHFPFECPTEM, from the exons ATGGCGACCGGCAAGAATAAGATGAGTCTCAGAGAAGATCTGACATGTGCCATCTGCTTTGAGCTCTTCAAAGACCCTGTGATGCTGGGCTGCATGCATCACTTCTGCAGAAGATGCATTGTTTCATACTGGAAGACGGTTAGGGGTCCCGTGTCCTGTCCTCAGTGCAGACAAGAGTTTCCCAACAAATGCTTTCAGA CCAGCTACACATCTGCGTCTGTCAAGTATCTGGAG CAATTAAAGGACCGTCTAGAATCACAGTTCTCCACGAAAGAGGCCTATGCCACTATGATCCGTGAGGACAAAGATAAGatggagaaaataaaa AAAATAGGATCTGAGCTGCAGGGGCGAGTGCACAGTGACTTTCAGGCTCTGCATCACTTCCTGCAGTTGGAGGAGGAAGCCATGTTAGAGCATTTGAAAAGAGAGCAAGAAGAAATGCTGCAGAGGCTGGAGCGACATCTGGAGGCCCTACAGGTGGCCATCAGAGACGTAGAGCAGAACATCAACAAGCTACGACAGACTGTCAGCAGCACAGACCAATCTGTACTTGTAGAG CTTCCTGAATTGAATTCCAG ATCACCTGTGGAAGAGCTGAATATCAACCTGAATACTTTCAGAAGCAAACGCATTGCTCCTCTTCAATACATCATGTGGCGAAAAATGTTTCAACAGTTGAGTCCAG GCCCAGCACCATTGATGTTTGATGAGGACACAGCCCACCCCAGTCTACAGCTCTCCAGGAACAAAACCCAAGTCATCGAGAGCGACAAAATGACCAGCTACACGTGTGATGCCAAACGCTTCCTTCAGTGTGTCAACGTTCTAGCTACAGAAGGCTTCCAGTCAGGCAGGCATTACTGGGAGGTGGATGTAAGTAAAAATCCTAAATGGGACCTGGGTGTTGCTCTGGAATCAGTGAATCGTCAGGTCAGGGTCAAGCTGTGCCCTGAGAATGGGTACTGGGCCCTCCGGCTGCGCAGTGGCAGCCAGTACTCGGCTGGCACGCAACCCTGGACGCCGCTGACTGTGATGACCCCACCTAGCCGGATTGGGGTTTTCCTGGACTGTGAGGAAAGGAAAGTATCTTTTTATAATGCAGATAACATGGCGCTGCTGTATTCCTTCTCCAGCGGGCCGAGAGGAAAAGCATTCCCCTTTTTTAGCACGTGCCTTAGTGAATGTGGTCAGAAAGCCCAAGCCATTCGCATCCTCCACTTCCCCTTCGAGTGTCCAACAGAGATGTAA
- the trim105 gene encoding tripartite motif containing 105 isoform X3, with amino-acid sequence MATGKNKMSLREDLTCAICFELFKDPVMLGCMHHFCRRCIVSYWKTVRGPVSCPQCRQEFPNKCFQTSYTSASVKYLEKQLKDRLESQFSTKEAYATMIREDKDKMEKIKKIGSELQGRVHSDFQALHHFLQLEEEAMLEHLKREQEEMLQRLERHLEALQVAIRDVEQNINKLRQTVSSTDQSVLVELPELNSRSPVEELNINLNTFRSKRIAPLQYIMWRKMFQQLSPGPAPLMFDEDTAHPSLQLSRNKTQVIESDKMTSYTCDAKRFLQCVNVLATEGFQSGRHYWEVDVSKNPKWDLGVALESVNRQVRVKLCPENGYWALRLRSGSQYSAGTQPWTPLTVMTPPSRIGVFLDCEERKVSFYNADNMALLYSFSSGPRGKAFPFFSTCLSECGQKAQAIRILHFPFECPTEM; translated from the exons ATGGCGACCGGCAAGAATAAGATGAGTCTCAGAGAAGATCTGACATGTGCCATCTGCTTTGAGCTCTTCAAAGACCCTGTGATGCTGGGCTGCATGCATCACTTCTGCAGAAGATGCATTGTTTCATACTGGAAGACGGTTAGGGGTCCCGTGTCCTGTCCTCAGTGCAGACAAGAGTTTCCCAACAAATGCTTTCAGA CCAGCTACACATCTGCGTCTGTCAAGTATCTGGAG aagCAATTAAAGGACCGTCTAGAATCACAGTTCTCCACGAAAGAGGCCTATGCCACTATGATCCGTGAGGACAAAGATAAGatggagaaaataaaa AAAATAGGATCTGAGCTGCAGGGGCGAGTGCACAGTGACTTTCAGGCTCTGCATCACTTCCTGCAGTTGGAGGAGGAAGCCATGTTAGAGCATTTGAAAAGAGAGCAAGAAGAAATGCTGCAGAGGCTGGAGCGACATCTGGAGGCCCTACAGGTGGCCATCAGAGACGTAGAGCAGAACATCAACAAGCTACGACAGACTGTCAGCAGCACAGACCAATCTGTACTTGTAGAG CTTCCTGAATTGAATTCCAG ATCACCTGTGGAAGAGCTGAATATCAACCTGAATACTTTCAGAAGCAAACGCATTGCTCCTCTTCAATACATCATGTGGCGAAAAATGTTTCAACAGTTGAGTCCAG GCCCAGCACCATTGATGTTTGATGAGGACACAGCCCACCCCAGTCTACAGCTCTCCAGGAACAAAACCCAAGTCATCGAGAGCGACAAAATGACCAGCTACACGTGTGATGCCAAACGCTTCCTTCAGTGTGTCAACGTTCTAGCTACAGAAGGCTTCCAGTCAGGCAGGCATTACTGGGAGGTGGATGTAAGTAAAAATCCTAAATGGGACCTGGGTGTTGCTCTGGAATCAGTGAATCGTCAGGTCAGGGTCAAGCTGTGCCCTGAGAATGGGTACTGGGCCCTCCGGCTGCGCAGTGGCAGCCAGTACTCGGCTGGCACGCAACCCTGGACGCCGCTGACTGTGATGACCCCACCTAGCCGGATTGGGGTTTTCCTGGACTGTGAGGAAAGGAAAGTATCTTTTTATAATGCAGATAACATGGCGCTGCTGTATTCCTTCTCCAGCGGGCCGAGAGGAAAAGCATTCCCCTTTTTTAGCACGTGCCTTAGTGAATGTGGTCAGAAAGCCCAAGCCATTCGCATCCTCCACTTCCCCTTCGAGTGTCCAACAGAGATGTAA
- the trim105 gene encoding tripartite motif containing 105 isoform X1, whose translation MATGKNKMSLREDLTCAICFELFKDPVMLGCMHHFCRRCIVSYWKTVRGPVSCPQCRQEFPNKCFQTNYLVAGLVEKVRASYTSASVKYLEKQLKDRLESQFSTKEAYATMIREDKDKMEKIKKIGSELQGRVHSDFQALHHFLQLEEEAMLEHLKREQEEMLQRLERHLEALQVAIRDVEQNINKLRQTVSSTDQSVLVELPELNSRSPVEELNINLNTFRSKRIAPLQYIMWRKMFQQLSPGPAPLMFDEDTAHPSLQLSRNKTQVIESDKMTSYTCDAKRFLQCVNVLATEGFQSGRHYWEVDVSKNPKWDLGVALESVNRQVRVKLCPENGYWALRLRSGSQYSAGTQPWTPLTVMTPPSRIGVFLDCEERKVSFYNADNMALLYSFSSGPRGKAFPFFSTCLSECGQKAQAIRILHFPFECPTEM comes from the exons ATGGCGACCGGCAAGAATAAGATGAGTCTCAGAGAAGATCTGACATGTGCCATCTGCTTTGAGCTCTTCAAAGACCCTGTGATGCTGGGCTGCATGCATCACTTCTGCAGAAGATGCATTGTTTCATACTGGAAGACGGTTAGGGGTCCCGTGTCCTGTCCTCAGTGCAGACAAGAGTTTCCCAACAAATGCTTTCAGACCAACTACTTAGTAGCTGGCCTTGTGGAGAAGGTCAGGGCCAGCTACACATCTGCGTCTGTCAAGTATCTGGAG aagCAATTAAAGGACCGTCTAGAATCACAGTTCTCCACGAAAGAGGCCTATGCCACTATGATCCGTGAGGACAAAGATAAGatggagaaaataaaa AAAATAGGATCTGAGCTGCAGGGGCGAGTGCACAGTGACTTTCAGGCTCTGCATCACTTCCTGCAGTTGGAGGAGGAAGCCATGTTAGAGCATTTGAAAAGAGAGCAAGAAGAAATGCTGCAGAGGCTGGAGCGACATCTGGAGGCCCTACAGGTGGCCATCAGAGACGTAGAGCAGAACATCAACAAGCTACGACAGACTGTCAGCAGCACAGACCAATCTGTACTTGTAGAG CTTCCTGAATTGAATTCCAG ATCACCTGTGGAAGAGCTGAATATCAACCTGAATACTTTCAGAAGCAAACGCATTGCTCCTCTTCAATACATCATGTGGCGAAAAATGTTTCAACAGTTGAGTCCAG GCCCAGCACCATTGATGTTTGATGAGGACACAGCCCACCCCAGTCTACAGCTCTCCAGGAACAAAACCCAAGTCATCGAGAGCGACAAAATGACCAGCTACACGTGTGATGCCAAACGCTTCCTTCAGTGTGTCAACGTTCTAGCTACAGAAGGCTTCCAGTCAGGCAGGCATTACTGGGAGGTGGATGTAAGTAAAAATCCTAAATGGGACCTGGGTGTTGCTCTGGAATCAGTGAATCGTCAGGTCAGGGTCAAGCTGTGCCCTGAGAATGGGTACTGGGCCCTCCGGCTGCGCAGTGGCAGCCAGTACTCGGCTGGCACGCAACCCTGGACGCCGCTGACTGTGATGACCCCACCTAGCCGGATTGGGGTTTTCCTGGACTGTGAGGAAAGGAAAGTATCTTTTTATAATGCAGATAACATGGCGCTGCTGTATTCCTTCTCCAGCGGGCCGAGAGGAAAAGCATTCCCCTTTTTTAGCACGTGCCTTAGTGAATGTGGTCAGAAAGCCCAAGCCATTCGCATCCTCCACTTCCCCTTCGAGTGTCCAACAGAGATGTAA
- the trim105 gene encoding tripartite motif containing 105 isoform X2, with the protein MATGKNKMSLREDLTCAICFELFKDPVMLGCMHHFCRRCIVSYWKTVRGPVSCPQCRQEFPNKCFQTNYLVAGLVEKVRASYTSASVKYLEQLKDRLESQFSTKEAYATMIREDKDKMEKIKKIGSELQGRVHSDFQALHHFLQLEEEAMLEHLKREQEEMLQRLERHLEALQVAIRDVEQNINKLRQTVSSTDQSVLVELPELNSRSPVEELNINLNTFRSKRIAPLQYIMWRKMFQQLSPGPAPLMFDEDTAHPSLQLSRNKTQVIESDKMTSYTCDAKRFLQCVNVLATEGFQSGRHYWEVDVSKNPKWDLGVALESVNRQVRVKLCPENGYWALRLRSGSQYSAGTQPWTPLTVMTPPSRIGVFLDCEERKVSFYNADNMALLYSFSSGPRGKAFPFFSTCLSECGQKAQAIRILHFPFECPTEM; encoded by the exons ATGGCGACCGGCAAGAATAAGATGAGTCTCAGAGAAGATCTGACATGTGCCATCTGCTTTGAGCTCTTCAAAGACCCTGTGATGCTGGGCTGCATGCATCACTTCTGCAGAAGATGCATTGTTTCATACTGGAAGACGGTTAGGGGTCCCGTGTCCTGTCCTCAGTGCAGACAAGAGTTTCCCAACAAATGCTTTCAGACCAACTACTTAGTAGCTGGCCTTGTGGAGAAGGTCAGGGCCAGCTACACATCTGCGTCTGTCAAGTATCTGGAG CAATTAAAGGACCGTCTAGAATCACAGTTCTCCACGAAAGAGGCCTATGCCACTATGATCCGTGAGGACAAAGATAAGatggagaaaataaaa AAAATAGGATCTGAGCTGCAGGGGCGAGTGCACAGTGACTTTCAGGCTCTGCATCACTTCCTGCAGTTGGAGGAGGAAGCCATGTTAGAGCATTTGAAAAGAGAGCAAGAAGAAATGCTGCAGAGGCTGGAGCGACATCTGGAGGCCCTACAGGTGGCCATCAGAGACGTAGAGCAGAACATCAACAAGCTACGACAGACTGTCAGCAGCACAGACCAATCTGTACTTGTAGAG CTTCCTGAATTGAATTCCAG ATCACCTGTGGAAGAGCTGAATATCAACCTGAATACTTTCAGAAGCAAACGCATTGCTCCTCTTCAATACATCATGTGGCGAAAAATGTTTCAACAGTTGAGTCCAG GCCCAGCACCATTGATGTTTGATGAGGACACAGCCCACCCCAGTCTACAGCTCTCCAGGAACAAAACCCAAGTCATCGAGAGCGACAAAATGACCAGCTACACGTGTGATGCCAAACGCTTCCTTCAGTGTGTCAACGTTCTAGCTACAGAAGGCTTCCAGTCAGGCAGGCATTACTGGGAGGTGGATGTAAGTAAAAATCCTAAATGGGACCTGGGTGTTGCTCTGGAATCAGTGAATCGTCAGGTCAGGGTCAAGCTGTGCCCTGAGAATGGGTACTGGGCCCTCCGGCTGCGCAGTGGCAGCCAGTACTCGGCTGGCACGCAACCCTGGACGCCGCTGACTGTGATGACCCCACCTAGCCGGATTGGGGTTTTCCTGGACTGTGAGGAAAGGAAAGTATCTTTTTATAATGCAGATAACATGGCGCTGCTGTATTCCTTCTCCAGCGGGCCGAGAGGAAAAGCATTCCCCTTTTTTAGCACGTGCCTTAGTGAATGTGGTCAGAAAGCCCAAGCCATTCGCATCCTCCACTTCCCCTTCGAGTGTCCAACAGAGATGTAA